CGAAGCCGCCCAGCCCGATTTCGAGGGTGTAGTAGTCGGCCTCCCCGGGCGCGAAGGGGTGGGTGTAGCCGTCGACGGCGTCGCCCGTGGTCACGCCCTTCGCGTAGGTCATGTTGAGCAAATGGCCCAACGCCTCCACGTCCGCGAGGGCGACGATGTCCCCGGCGACGGTGTAGGCCCCGCGCAGGAGGTCGTCGGACTCCCACGCGACGCCCTTCATGCGGCGGTCGGCGGTGAGGTTGGGGTCGAGGGTGACGCTCTCGGAAACGAGCGGGATGAAGGTGGTCGGCAGGACGGCGACGGTGGCAGAGGCCTGCGGCTTTACGGCGAGGTAGCCGGTTTCTCCTAGGTAAGGCATATGTTACTTTGTCTCGTTAGTCTCCCTCTTTTTCTCGGGTTTCACGCCGTCCTCCGGCTTCCCGCCCTTCTCGTCCTTGTCGCCCTTCTTCTCGTCGGGGAGGCGCGTCAGGAGCGGGGAGCCTATCGCCTTCTCGAACGTGATTTCCCGCCCGGGGTCTATGGTCCCTATCCCCGCGAGGCGGAGCGTGCGCCCCGTGTCGTTTCGGTATCTCATGTTCATGTTATCAGCGTCGTGGATTTAATGGTCAGCGTGATCGTCGCGAAGTCGAAGGAGCCGGTGCCGGTCTGCGTGGACTTCTCCCACTCGACCGTCCTCATCGTGGCCAGCCCGCCGAAGCACCTGTCGTCCTCGAACGTCGCGGTGACCTCGTCGATGAGGGCGATGAGGTCATCCTCGCTCGCGGGCCTCCCCTGTGCCGGGTCGGTCCACAGCTTGACCTCGAAGCGCGTCTCCTTGTCGTTCCGGTGGGTGTCCAGCCTGTCCGTCCTGCCCCCGCGCATGGCGACGGTGGCGGCGGGGAAGGCGGTGAAGTCGGTGGACGGGGCGTCGACGACTTCCTTGACCGAGGCAATCGCCTCTAGGGTGGACACCACCCTCTGCTTCAACTCTATCATCATAGGAGGATTTTGCTTAAGGCGGCCTCGACGTGCGCCGCTATCCTGTCCTTCACGTTGCCTAGCGCGCGGAGCAGGAAGGGGTTTGCCCTGGTGCCCGGGTGGTTGACCTTCCTCCCGAAGAACTGGCCGGTGCGCCTGTTCGCCAGCACCTTCGCGTTGCGGGGGACGATGACGTGCGGGCGCGTTCCCTCGTGGACGTAGGCCGAATACTTCGCCTTGGACTCGACCGAGCCGGACAGCCCCGACGCGCGCGAGCCTATCATCTGCCGAAGGTTGCCGCCGCCCGACTGCCTGTTGACCGGCGCCTCGCGCACGGCCTCGCGGTGGAGGTCGCGCACGGACTCACGCACGGCCCTGCCGAGGCCCTCCGCGAGCTTGTCCGGCGCGGCGGCGAACTTCCTCGCCGCCTCGTCCAGTCCGGTGACGGTGACTGTCATCATAGGTTCTGCCTCAAGCGGATTTCGCAGTGCCTGTCCGTCCCGCGCCACGTCAGCCTCTCGACCCCGACGACGCGGTAGGTCACGCCGTCAATCTCGGCGCGGTCGTTCTCGCGCACGTCGGCGTAGTCGGCGAAGGCGAGCCACTCCCGCCCTATCGCGCCCTCCACGTCCTGCGTGTTGGCGTCGTCGAGGGGCTGGAGCTCGCACTTGAAGGCCTCCACGAGGTCGAAGGAGCCGGACGTGTTGCGGTAAAGCATGAGCTCCCTGTCGAAGTGCCGCCTCATAGGAGCGGCTTGGTGAAGGCCTTGAGGGTCTCGTGGGCCTGCTTCACGTCCTCTGGGAGCCTGTAGGAGGCCGAATACCGCCCGATGCTCTCGTCCTGCATGTCGAGCGGGAACGCCTTGCTTATCTTGTCGGCCACGAGGACGGTCGCGGCGTGGGAGACTGCGGCGGGGCCGGCGACCGAGAAGCCCCACTTGGCCGTCACCTCGACCCCGCCGTAGAGCCTAGGCAGGCCGCCGAAGAACCTGATCACGCGCTTCGGGGTCGTGTTCGCCGGCATGAGGTCGTAGTCCTCGTCGGCGCCCTCCGCCTGAACCACGTCGTCGACGCTCACCTCGGACACGTCCACCGCCTCGTCGATGAACAGCTCGCGGCCGCCGTCGGCGTCGTAGGTGCGCGCACTCGCCACCGCGTCGGCGATGAAGTTGCGGTGCGTGATGCGGTCAATCTCGTCCTCGACCGCCTCGATGAAGGCCGTGACGTTCGGCTGGAACGCGGCCTCAATCTCGGTCGTGAGGTATGCCTCGATTTTCGCGATTGTCGTGTAGCCTTTCATGGTTTCGGTGGTTAGTGCCCGGCGTAGCGGGTATACGGCGACGGCCTGCGGACGTATGGGTATGGGGTCGTCATGCCGACGACCTCGCAGGCGACGGAACCTGACGCGGAGTCCTCGCCGTGAAGTTCGCAGTCACGCGATGCGGAGACGGTGAGAGAGCCGTGTAGCTCTGCCGCGACTGAACCGGACGCGGAGTCCTCGCCACGGAGTTCCGCGCTCCTGCCTGCCGAGGCGTGGGCCTCGCCGCTGACTTCCGCGCCAATGGAAGCCGAAGACGCGCCTTCCCCGTGAAGCTCCGCGTGGCGGGAGGCGTCGGAACGCACCTCACCGGCAAGCTCGCACGCGCGCGCCGCGTCCGCTCCGGCCTCTCCGCGTATCTCTGCGGCGACGTCGGCGGAGGCGGTATCCTCACCGCGCAGTTCGGCGGCGAAGTTTGCGTCAGCCCCGTCCTCGCCGTGAAGCTCTGCGGAGCGGTTGCTGTCGTCGCGGACGACGGCGTAGAACGTCCCCGGGTCGCTCTGGTTGGCGTATTCGGCGGCGATGGTGGCGTCAGTCTCATGGGCAGTTGACAACCTGACATCATCATTGTCGACATACGGCGACGCTCCTGAGCTTTTCCCGATATCGAAAGCACCAGACACTGTTTTTGCGTCCGCGATTAGAAACGTCGTTTCTTTCTTGACCCCGTTAACGTATAACCTGTAGGTGTAGGAGTA
This sequence is a window from Parcubacteria group bacterium. Protein-coding genes within it:
- a CDS encoding HK97 gp10 family phage protein, which produces MMTVTVTGLDEAARKFAAAPDKLAEGLGRAVRESVRDLHREAVREAPVNRQSGGGNLRQMIGSRASGLSGSVESKAKYSAYVHEGTRPHVIVPRNAKVLANRRTGQFFGRKVNHPGTRANPFLLRALGNVKDRIAAHVEAALSKILL